The Peribacillus sp. FSL E2-0218 genome contains a region encoding:
- a CDS encoding PDR/VanB family oxidoreductase, with product MRLVGNIQMKVNRIIQETPLVRQFELIPVDGNPLPAFTGGSHVTTFMPAGETIFEREYSIISHPRDRKKYAISIRRDEASRGGSAYWHDYVKEDTRLEVSFPKNNFPLSFRAKHHAFYAAGIGITPFLAMMEDMAAEGQTFELHYAARTPELCAFYDLLKAKYPDQCTFYFSQAEAKSRMTPATMMDHRIGTHVYFCGPLEMVQQYREAASSYGYPEHAIHLELFAAKNDGPKDPFFVDLTDSDRSISVHEGETLLEALLREGIDAPYSCKVGGCGSCEVAVDDGEVDHRDFFLSEENRQSRNSILTCCSRAKGDRLALKL from the coding sequence ATGCGATTAGTGGGAAATATTCAAATGAAAGTAAATAGGATCATTCAAGAAACTCCACTCGTGAGACAGTTCGAGTTGATTCCGGTTGATGGAAACCCATTGCCTGCTTTTACTGGAGGTTCGCATGTAACTACATTCATGCCGGCCGGAGAAACGATTTTCGAGAGGGAATACTCCATTATCAGCCATCCGAGAGACCGTAAGAAATATGCCATTTCAATCCGTCGTGACGAGGCGTCTCGCGGAGGCTCTGCATACTGGCATGATTATGTAAAGGAAGATACTAGGCTGGAAGTCAGCTTTCCTAAAAACAACTTCCCTCTCAGCTTTCGAGCGAAGCATCATGCGTTTTATGCAGCTGGAATAGGCATCACTCCATTTTTGGCGATGATGGAAGACATGGCTGCTGAAGGCCAAACCTTTGAACTCCATTATGCAGCACGCACACCGGAATTATGTGCTTTTTATGATCTGTTGAAAGCTAAATATCCGGATCAATGCACTTTTTATTTTTCGCAGGCAGAAGCGAAAAGCAGAATGACACCTGCGACGATGATGGATCATCGTATTGGCACACATGTTTATTTTTGCGGACCGCTCGAGATGGTGCAACAGTATCGTGAGGCAGCCAGTTCATATGGGTATCCCGAACATGCGATTCACCTCGAATTATTCGCCGCAAAAAATGATGGGCCCAAAGATCCTTTCTTTGTTGACCTTACAGATAGCGATCGGTCCATCTCGGTTCATGAAGGAGAAACACTGCTTGAAGCCCTTTTAAGGGAAGGAATTGATGCACCGTATTCATGTAAAGTCGGCGGGTGCGGAAGCTGTGAGGTAGCTGTCGATGATGGGGAAGTGGACCACCGTGATTTCTTCCTTAGCGAAGAAAACCGCCAATCACGCAACTCAATCCTGACATGCTGCTCACGGGCGAAGGGAGACAGACTTGCTTTAAAACTTTAA
- a CDS encoding aldehyde dehydrogenase family protein — MTIIETAVLELKNYINGEWQSSSSNEVIPVINPATQEIIARAPRATKEETELAISAAKDTFKSGVWSGLTAQERASYLYKIADKIDERAEELTILETMDNGKLKAEAAFDIADAASCFRYYAGLVQHPEGETYQVPAPVQAMVVREPVGVAGLIVPWNFPLLMSVWKIAPALAAGNTIVYKPAEVTPVTATKLFEILEEAGIPKGVANMVMGRGTVVGQTIAESKDVDMVSFTGSTDVGRSIMKAAAGNLKKISLELGGKSPNIVFADADLETAVDYGLFGIFFGAGQVCSSGSRILVEESMYAEYVKCFVERASKIKVGPGLAQGSHMGAIVSEAQMKSILNYIEIGKQEGATLATGGYRLVDDGLDKGFFLAPTVFTNVTTDMRIVQEEIFGPVVVIQKFKDEEEAIKLANDTDYGLAGGVFSNDGAKALRVIKKIRAGITWVNDYHPTFVEAPWGGYKQSGIGRSLGKYGLDEYQEIKQININLDVKPIGWFPN; from the coding sequence ATGACAATTATAGAAACGGCAGTTTTAGAACTGAAAAATTACATTAATGGTGAGTGGCAGTCTTCATCTTCAAATGAAGTAATTCCGGTCATTAATCCTGCGACACAGGAAATCATCGCTAGGGCACCGCGAGCGACCAAGGAAGAAACGGAACTAGCCATCTCAGCTGCGAAAGACACATTCAAAAGCGGAGTCTGGTCAGGACTTACAGCACAAGAGCGTGCTTCCTATTTATATAAAATCGCAGATAAAATTGATGAACGTGCGGAAGAGTTAACGATTCTTGAAACAATGGATAACGGGAAACTTAAAGCAGAGGCGGCTTTCGATATTGCCGATGCAGCTTCGTGTTTTCGTTACTACGCCGGCTTGGTTCAACATCCAGAAGGGGAAACATACCAAGTTCCCGCTCCCGTACAAGCTATGGTCGTTCGCGAGCCTGTAGGTGTAGCTGGTTTGATTGTACCTTGGAACTTCCCTCTTCTAATGAGTGTATGGAAAATCGCACCTGCCCTTGCGGCAGGTAATACGATAGTGTATAAACCGGCAGAAGTGACACCTGTTACAGCAACGAAGCTGTTTGAAATCTTAGAGGAAGCGGGCATCCCAAAAGGAGTCGCCAATATGGTGATGGGCCGCGGGACTGTCGTAGGCCAAACAATTGCCGAAAGCAAGGATGTTGACATGGTTTCATTTACAGGAAGTACAGACGTTGGCCGCTCGATCATGAAAGCGGCAGCAGGCAATTTAAAGAAAATTTCCCTTGAGCTTGGCGGTAAATCACCTAACATCGTTTTTGCGGATGCGGATTTAGAAACAGCGGTCGATTACGGATTGTTCGGTATCTTCTTCGGTGCAGGACAAGTATGTTCGTCAGGTAGCCGCATTCTTGTTGAAGAAAGCATGTATGCTGAATATGTAAAATGCTTTGTGGAACGCGCAAGTAAAATTAAAGTTGGACCTGGTCTTGCACAAGGAAGCCATATGGGAGCGATAGTAAGCGAAGCACAAATGAAGAGTATTTTAAATTATATTGAAATAGGCAAACAGGAAGGTGCGACACTTGCAACAGGAGGTTACCGGCTCGTTGATGACGGTCTTGACAAAGGATTCTTCCTTGCACCGACTGTCTTCACCAATGTAACAACTGACATGCGCATCGTTCAAGAGGAAATCTTTGGTCCAGTTGTTGTCATCCAAAAGTTTAAAGATGAAGAAGAGGCTATTAAACTGGCAAATGATACAGACTACGGGCTAGCAGGAGGCGTCTTCTCTAACGACGGGGCAAAAGCACTGCGTGTAATCAAGAAAATACGAGCGGGCATTACATGGGTAAATGATTATCATCCAACATTTGTCGAGGCCCCATGGGGCGGTTACAAACAGAGCGGGATTGGACGCAGTTTAGGAAAATACGGCTTAGACGAATACCAAGAAATTAAACAAATCAACATTAATCTCGATGTAAAACCGATTGGCTGGTTCCCCAATTAA
- a CDS encoding BglG family transcription antiterminator: MYLHSRSYKILRSMMQRDDDVIIGHHLAKLTNVSARTIQKDIKMLNDIVKQYGACIHSIRSVGYKLEINDPETFYLFIKEEQKRQGVETEVPGDTEERVLFLLRRLLLAEGYVKQDDLAEEMYVSKSTIQKLMKDVREKLAVYKLTLPSKSSFGLKIEGDEFNYRSCISEYCFIRDINHSFMAKQTLLKESFTEKQIRDLKNLVLNAAPNRNIHISDRDFEDVLIHFLVAIKRINEGLYIRKDELKSREIPLALASSVVIDLLKEIESIFNVTIPEPERIYLCLLLLGKKIIPNELKNDTSSIREMNKVIDDMLCAIFLEMNIDFREDPELRTSLFNHIKVMLNRLEYGLNIRNPILKEIKEKYPFSFEMALIAAQSLDNSLKIEINDEEIGFLAIHLEGALQRMDANVTRIRCLVVCSTGTGSAQLLKYGLNKHLGDRLTIIGVQSYYALSQMDLKTIDLIVSTIQIDAALPIPFIKVSPILSEQDIIAIKNKLKAIHTKNHCEIAQFIKEDLIFLQMELSSPEEVIESICQTIITKQLASPDITKLVIEREMASPTSYGNLIAIPHPLKHISYETFLAFCTLKKPIKWGNEMVQLICFFNIKKNNEMDLQVLYEFLYTMINDKNIVEKLTNCRTVPEFSALLYSQDKSNKIHIIK, encoded by the coding sequence ATGTACTTGCATTCAAGGTCATACAAAATATTGAGATCCATGATGCAACGGGACGACGATGTAATCATTGGTCACCATCTTGCCAAATTAACAAATGTCTCGGCAAGAACGATTCAGAAAGATATAAAGATGCTCAATGATATAGTGAAACAGTATGGAGCATGTATCCATTCTATTCGGAGCGTTGGTTACAAGTTGGAGATTAATGATCCTGAAACGTTCTACCTGTTTATCAAAGAAGAGCAAAAGAGGCAAGGAGTGGAAACGGAAGTCCCAGGTGATACCGAAGAAAGAGTTCTTTTTTTATTAAGGAGATTACTTCTTGCTGAAGGTTATGTAAAGCAGGATGATTTAGCTGAGGAAATGTATGTCAGTAAATCAACCATTCAAAAACTAATGAAGGATGTAAGGGAAAAGCTGGCTGTGTACAAGTTGACCCTACCAAGCAAGTCAAGTTTTGGACTTAAGATTGAGGGAGATGAGTTTAATTATCGTTCCTGTATTTCTGAATATTGTTTCATTAGAGACATAAACCATTCTTTCATGGCAAAGCAGACATTACTTAAAGAATCTTTTACGGAGAAACAAATTAGGGACTTAAAAAATCTAGTGTTAAATGCCGCTCCTAATAGAAACATACATATTTCAGACAGAGATTTTGAAGATGTACTGATTCATTTTCTTGTTGCTATTAAGCGGATTAACGAGGGTCTTTATATTAGAAAAGATGAACTGAAGAGCAGGGAAATTCCCCTGGCCCTTGCAAGTTCCGTCGTGATTGATTTATTAAAAGAAATAGAATCGATTTTCAATGTGACAATACCTGAGCCGGAACGTATATATCTATGTCTTCTTTTACTAGGAAAGAAGATCATTCCTAATGAGTTAAAAAATGATACGTCCTCTATTAGGGAAATGAACAAAGTGATAGACGATATGCTTTGTGCAATTTTTTTGGAAATGAATATTGATTTTCGGGAAGATCCAGAATTAAGGACTAGTTTATTTAATCATATAAAAGTGATGTTAAACCGCTTAGAGTATGGATTGAATATACGAAACCCGATACTGAAAGAGATTAAAGAAAAATACCCTTTCTCCTTTGAGATGGCACTAATAGCAGCCCAATCTCTTGATAATAGTTTAAAAATTGAAATAAATGACGAAGAAATAGGGTTTCTGGCTATTCATTTAGAGGGTGCCTTACAGCGTATGGACGCCAATGTCACACGTATACGATGTTTAGTGGTTTGCTCTACAGGTACTGGAAGCGCCCAGTTGTTGAAGTATGGACTAAATAAACATTTAGGAGACCGATTAACGATTATAGGCGTTCAAAGTTATTATGCCCTATCACAAATGGATTTGAAAACGATCGATTTAATAGTTAGCACCATCCAAATTGATGCTGCGCTTCCGATCCCATTTATAAAGGTAAGTCCAATATTATCTGAACAAGATATAATTGCCATTAAAAATAAATTGAAAGCAATCCATACGAAAAATCATTGTGAAATAGCACAGTTTATTAAAGAAGATTTAATTTTTCTACAGATGGAGCTCAGCAGCCCAGAAGAAGTAATTGAGTCCATATGTCAAACAATTATTACTAAACAACTCGCTTCCCCGGATATTACGAAATTAGTTATCGAAAGGGAGATGGCTTCACCAACTTCGTATGGTAATTTAATTGCGATCCCCCACCCATTAAAACATATTAGTTATGAAACCTTTTTAGCTTTTTGTACACTAAAAAAACCGATCAAATGGGGAAATGAAATGGTTCAGTTAATCTGTTTTTTTAATATAAAGAAAAATAATGAAATGGATTTACAAGTCTTATATGAGTTTCTCTATACCATGATCAATGATAAAAATATTGTTGAAAAATTAACAAATTGCCGGACTGTGCCTGAATTTTCGGCACTTTTATACAGTCAGGACAAAAGTAACAAGATTCATATCATAAAATAA
- a CDS encoding IS1182 family transposase has protein sequence MLSKHDSIQRDQLEMITLDQLVPPNHLVRKMEAAIDFTFIYDLVKDMYSEVGRPSIDPVILVKLTFIQYTFGIRSMRKTIEEVETNMAYRWFLGYGFHDKVPHFSTFGKNYERRFKDTDLFEQIFCRILMTAANKKLISVEHVFVDSTHVKASANKRKFEKKIVRKETRAYQGRLQEEINQDRENHGKKPFPPDKFDKEETKAIKESTTDPESGYYVKDERTKQFAYSFHAAADGNGFVLGTIVTPGNTHDSHILEPLVEQVIEKVGKPEAVAADAAYKTPAITSYLFNKEITPALPYTRPRTKEGFFRKHDYVYDEHFDCYLCPSGETLKYSTTNKEGYREYKSPKQICATCSFLSRCTESKDHQKVVTRHIWQAYVEEADHLRHHQEVKPIYAKRKETIERVFADAKEKHGMRWTTLRGLKKLSMQAMLTFAAMNVKKMATWTWQGPKMA, from the coding sequence ATGCTTTCTAAACATGATTCTATTCAGCGAGATCAACTTGAAATGATTACTTTAGATCAACTGGTGCCACCGAACCATTTGGTTCGTAAAATGGAGGCTGCCATTGACTTCACTTTCATTTATGACTTGGTGAAAGATATGTACTCAGAGGTAGGACGCCCAAGTATTGATCCAGTTATTTTAGTTAAACTGACTTTCATTCAATATACCTTCGGTATTCGTTCCATGCGTAAAACGATTGAAGAAGTTGAAACCAATATGGCTTATCGTTGGTTCTTAGGCTATGGTTTCCATGATAAAGTGCCTCATTTCTCTACGTTCGGAAAAAATTATGAGCGACGCTTTAAAGATACAGACCTGTTTGAACAGATTTTCTGTCGCATTTTAATGACAGCTGCTAATAAAAAGTTAATAAGTGTAGAACACGTTTTCGTGGATTCCACACATGTGAAAGCCAGTGCGAATAAACGGAAATTTGAAAAGAAAATCGTTCGTAAAGAAACACGAGCGTATCAAGGACGTCTTCAAGAAGAAATCAATCAAGATCGTGAAAACCACGGAAAGAAGCCTTTTCCACCAGATAAATTTGATAAGGAAGAAACCAAAGCAATTAAAGAAAGTACTACGGATCCTGAGAGTGGCTACTATGTGAAAGATGAACGAACAAAACAGTTTGCCTATTCATTCCATGCGGCCGCAGACGGCAACGGTTTTGTATTGGGAACGATTGTAACACCTGGTAATACACATGACAGTCATATTTTGGAGCCACTTGTTGAGCAAGTGATTGAGAAAGTTGGAAAACCAGAAGCAGTTGCCGCAGATGCAGCTTATAAAACACCAGCGATTACAAGCTACCTATTTAACAAAGAAATCACACCTGCTTTACCCTATACACGTCCTCGTACAAAAGAAGGATTCTTTCGCAAACATGACTATGTTTACGATGAACACTTTGATTGTTACCTTTGCCCTTCGGGAGAAACTTTAAAGTACTCAACAACAAATAAAGAGGGCTATCGCGAATACAAATCGCCCAAACAAATTTGTGCAACATGCTCATTTTTATCACGGTGTACGGAAAGCAAAGACCATCAAAAAGTAGTGACACGGCATATCTGGCAAGCATATGTGGAAGAAGCAGATCATCTGCGTCATCATCAAGAGGTAAAACCTATATATGCGAAACGCAAAGAAACGATTGAGCGTGTATTCGCAGATGCAAAAGAAAAGCATGGTATGCGTTGGACTACTTTAAGGGGACTTAAAAAATTGTCGATGCAGGCGATGCTTACTTTCGCTGCCATGAATGTAAAGAAGATGGCCACTTGGACATGGCAAGGTCCTAAAATGGCTTAA
- a CDS encoding PTS lactose/cellobiose transporter subunit IIA, giving the protein MILHGGNSRSHSMEALQFAKSGEIEQAKKSLQKAKEELTLAHRIQTNLIQNEAGGNNTEISLILIHAQDHLMNAITVKDLAEEFIYLYKELKEMKER; this is encoded by the coding sequence ATGATCCTGCATGGTGGCAATTCACGGAGTCATTCGATGGAAGCGCTTCAATTTGCAAAGTCGGGTGAGATCGAACAAGCAAAAAAGAGTCTTCAAAAAGCGAAAGAAGAGTTAACACTTGCTCATCGAATACAAACAAATCTCATACAAAACGAAGCAGGGGGGAATAATACTGAAATTTCTCTAATTCTGATTCATGCTCAAGATCATTTAATGAATGCTATCACAGTAAAAGACTTAGCGGAAGAATTTATTTATCTTTACAAAGAATTGAAAGAAATGAAAGAAAGATAA
- a CDS encoding PTS sugar transporter subunit IIB, whose protein sequence is MNILLSCAAGMSTSIIVKKMQDAAAAQGKDYEIIALDIEKAEKEFEKYDVVLVGPQIRYMLTKFKAKGEKVGIPVELINQMHYAMCNGEEVLKQAERLVVT, encoded by the coding sequence ATGAACATTTTATTATCTTGTGCGGCTGGAATGTCAACCAGTATCATCGTAAAAAAAATGCAAGATGCTGCTGCAGCTCAGGGAAAGGACTATGAAATCATAGCCTTGGATATAGAAAAGGCGGAGAAGGAATTCGAGAAATATGATGTTGTTTTAGTGGGTCCCCAAATCCGCTATATGTTAACCAAATTCAAAGCCAAAGGAGAAAAAGTTGGTATTCCAGTAGAGTTGATTAATCAAATGCATTACGCCATGTGTAACGGAGAAGAAGTGTTGAAACAAGCTGAAAGGTTAGTAGTAACCTAA
- the celB gene encoding PTS cellobiose transporter subunit IIC, which translates to MDEKITPVASKISNQRHLSSVRDGLIMAMPLLIIGSFFLILAYLPISGYPEFMENMFGGNWQTKLTYPVSVTYDIMALLVSFGIAYRLAEKYGTIDAVMTGVFSMVCFALTVPQHVMFTPEGSQKALEVGGVLPTAQLGSQGLFVAIVISILSTEIYRFFYEKDFVIKMPDSVPPAVWKSFSALIPGTITILVIWGLRLLIEVTPFESMNNIVSIIIGIPMQYVGGTLLGMIVIVSVIGVLWSVGLHGDAILSAFTTPIWLKNMDENRAAFQVGKEIPNIFTQQFYELFICIGGTGALFSIVMLMLWRSKSQQMKELGRVAAPASVFNISEPVIFGVPIVLNPYLFIPFFMTPIILVIVTYFAMKTGLVARPVGIALPWTTPPIISGYLATGGKISGAVMQIVNILIALVIYYPFFRIWDKQKYREESDMNEKINRDVEMTL; encoded by the coding sequence ATGGATGAAAAAATCACTCCTGTCGCTTCCAAAATATCCAATCAACGTCATCTTTCTTCAGTAAGAGACGGTCTGATTATGGCCATGCCACTATTAATCATTGGATCTTTTTTCTTGATTCTCGCCTACTTGCCTATTTCGGGTTATCCAGAATTTATGGAGAACATGTTTGGAGGCAACTGGCAGACAAAATTAACCTATCCTGTAAGCGTTACCTACGACATTATGGCATTATTGGTCTCGTTTGGCATAGCATACCGTTTGGCTGAAAAGTACGGAACCATCGATGCAGTAATGACCGGAGTCTTTTCGATGGTCTGCTTCGCGTTAACTGTACCGCAGCATGTTATGTTTACGCCAGAAGGGTCACAAAAGGCTTTGGAAGTTGGAGGAGTTCTTCCTACAGCTCAGTTGGGCAGCCAAGGATTATTTGTTGCCATAGTTATTAGTATTCTTTCCACAGAAATTTATCGTTTCTTCTATGAAAAAGATTTTGTTATCAAGATGCCTGATAGTGTTCCTCCTGCTGTATGGAAGTCATTTTCGGCACTAATTCCTGGAACGATAACGATCTTAGTCATCTGGGGACTTAGATTATTAATTGAAGTTACGCCTTTTGAAAGCATGAATAATATCGTTTCTATCATAATAGGCATCCCTATGCAGTATGTCGGGGGAACTTTGCTTGGGATGATTGTAATCGTATCGGTAATTGGTGTTTTATGGTCTGTTGGACTGCATGGCGATGCCATTTTAAGTGCTTTCACTACTCCGATATGGCTTAAGAATATGGATGAGAACCGAGCTGCATTTCAGGTAGGTAAAGAAATTCCGAATATTTTCACTCAGCAATTTTATGAGTTATTTATTTGTATAGGAGGTACCGGCGCACTGTTTTCCATTGTCATGCTGATGCTTTGGAGAAGCAAAAGTCAACAAATGAAGGAATTGGGCAGGGTTGCCGCACCAGCAAGTGTATTCAATATAAGCGAGCCTGTAATTTTCGGTGTACCAATCGTGTTGAACCCGTATCTATTCATTCCATTTTTCATGACACCGATCATATTGGTTATTGTTACGTATTTTGCCATGAAGACAGGGTTGGTTGCACGACCTGTAGGCATTGCGTTACCTTGGACCACTCCTCCTATCATCAGCGGGTACTTAGCTACAGGTGGTAAAATTTCAGGAGCCGTTATGCAGATTGTGAATATTTTAATAGCTTTAGTCATATATTATCCTTTTTTTAGGATTTGGGATAAGCAAAAATATAGAGAAGAAAGCGATATGAACGAAAAAATCAATCGTGATGTGGAGATGACTTTATGA
- a CDS encoding 6-phospho-beta-glucosidase gives MKQGIKIATIGGGSSYTPELIEGFIKRHNELPVTEIWLADIEEGKAKLEIVGNLAKRMVEKAGVAIEIHLTLDRKEALKDADFVTTQMRVGMLDARMKDEAIPLKYGVIGQETNGPGGLFKGMRTIPVILEICKEMECLCPDAWLINFTNPAGMVTEAVLRYSNIKKVVGLCNGPIGTTKGLAKMLEVDSERVYVEYAGLNHMVFGLHAYVDGEEVTKEVMSMLGGREKDGITPKNIAALSWEPDFIERLGVVPSGYHRYYYQTDKMLRQLLDDAKHEGTRAEVVRKLESELFELYKDESLAVKPKQLEGRGGAYYSEAAVQLIHSIHTDKRDIQTVNVRNNGALSSIPDESAVEINCVITKHGPVPLTVGDLPIQVRGLVQQIKSFERIACEAAITGNYQTALLAMTINPLVPSDTVAKQILDEMLEAHKQFLPQFFQRESITKA, from the coding sequence ATGAAACAAGGAATCAAAATTGCAACAATCGGTGGAGGTTCTAGCTACACGCCCGAATTAATTGAAGGATTTATTAAGCGACATAACGAATTGCCTGTAACCGAAATCTGGCTTGCAGATATAGAAGAAGGCAAAGCCAAGCTTGAAATTGTCGGAAATTTAGCAAAACGGATGGTTGAAAAGGCGGGTGTAGCCATTGAAATCCATTTGACATTAGATCGAAAAGAAGCGTTAAAGGATGCCGATTTCGTTACGACACAAATGCGAGTAGGGATGCTGGACGCACGCATGAAAGATGAGGCTATTCCATTAAAGTATGGTGTGATCGGGCAAGAAACAAATGGTCCTGGCGGCTTATTCAAAGGAATGCGTACAATTCCAGTAATTTTAGAAATATGTAAGGAAATGGAGTGTTTATGTCCGGATGCCTGGTTAATTAATTTCACGAATCCTGCAGGTATGGTAACGGAGGCCGTTCTTCGATACAGCAACATCAAGAAGGTAGTCGGACTTTGTAACGGACCGATCGGTACAACTAAAGGTCTTGCCAAAATGTTAGAGGTTGATTCTGAAAGAGTCTATGTCGAATATGCAGGCCTGAACCATATGGTATTTGGTCTTCATGCTTATGTCGATGGTGAAGAAGTAACCAAAGAAGTGATGAGTATGCTGGGGGGAAGGGAAAAGGATGGGATAACCCCGAAAAATATAGCTGCGCTTTCTTGGGAACCTGATTTCATTGAAAGACTTGGTGTCGTCCCAAGTGGATACCATCGATATTATTATCAAACGGATAAAATGCTTCGACAACTTCTGGACGATGCTAAACATGAGGGGACACGCGCAGAAGTGGTCCGAAAACTTGAAAGCGAGCTTTTCGAGTTATATAAAGATGAGAGCTTAGCTGTTAAACCGAAACAATTGGAGGGCCGTGGAGGTGCATACTATAGTGAGGCAGCTGTCCAGCTGATTCACTCCATTCACACGGATAAGCGTGATATCCAAACGGTAAATGTCCGAAATAATGGTGCCTTATCGAGCATTCCCGATGAGTCTGCTGTTGAGATAAACTGTGTTATTACGAAGCATGGCCCTGTTCCACTAACAGTAGGTGACCTACCAATACAAGTAAGAGGACTTGTTCAACAAATTAAATCATTCGAAAGAATAGCGTGTGAAGCGGCCATTACCGGAAACTATCAAACAGCTCTTCTGGCAATGACGATCAATCCACTCGTGCCATCCGACACAGTTGCCAAACAAATATTGGATGAGATGTTGGAAGCACATAAACAATTCCTTCCCCAATTCTTTCAAAGGGAATCAATAACTAAAGCGTAA
- a CDS encoding glucosamine-6-phosphate deaminase — translation MEVCVFKDYSEMSKQSAEMIIKAVNEKPDALLCIAAGSTPTGTLRYLVQEAKHKRVDFSNCKFVGLDEWVGMDRHDEGSCQHYLYSEFFDVLNINQENIHFFDAKAEDLEGECKKTDKYIEEHGPINVCILGLGMNGHLALNEPGISFELSSHVVDLDNTTKAVGQKYFTEAKELSKGITLGCRQFLDAKLVMLQVNGSRKREIVKKLIEKSVTTALPGTILKKHENSFLLLDEEAAEIL, via the coding sequence ATGGAAGTTTGTGTATTTAAAGATTATAGTGAAATGTCCAAGCAATCTGCAGAGATGATCATTAAAGCAGTGAACGAAAAACCGGATGCATTATTGTGTATTGCCGCTGGAAGTACGCCAACTGGAACATTGCGCTATTTAGTTCAGGAAGCAAAACATAAAAGAGTTGATTTTTCTAATTGCAAATTTGTCGGGCTCGATGAATGGGTAGGTATGGATCGCCATGACGAAGGAAGTTGCCAGCATTATCTATATTCAGAATTTTTCGATGTTTTGAATATTAATCAGGAAAATATTCATTTTTTCGATGCTAAAGCAGAAGACTTAGAAGGAGAATGCAAAAAAACAGATAAATATATAGAAGAGCATGGTCCGATCAATGTATGTATTTTAGGCTTAGGCATGAACGGTCACCTTGCCTTGAACGAGCCAGGCATATCATTCGAATTGTCTAGCCATGTTGTAGACCTTGATAATACTACGAAGGCAGTAGGTCAGAAGTATTTCACTGAAGCTAAAGAACTCTCAAAAGGGATTACATTAGGCTGCCGGCAATTTTTAGATGCTAAATTAGTGATGCTCCAAGTAAATGGCAGTAGAAAAAGAGAGATAGTAAAAAAGCTAATTGAAAAGTCAGTTACAACAGCATTACCTGGAACCATTTTAAAAAAACACGAAAATTCTTTTTTATTACTTGATGAAGAAGCTGCTGAAATTCTCTAA